DNA sequence from the Vicia villosa cultivar HV-30 ecotype Madison, WI linkage group LG3, Vvil1.0, whole genome shotgun sequence genome:
AAATGATAGGAAGACATAATATAATAGTTTGGAATTGTAGAGGAGCAGCACGGCAAGATTTTTTCAGGTTTAGCAAACATTACGTTGATATATACAAACCTGAAATTTATGCTATCATGGAGACAAGATGTGATCCAGTAAAATTGAAGGTTCCATTACAAAAGATGGGATTTCATAAATTTATTCTGGTGGAGAACACAGGCTATGCAGGAGGAATCATAGTTGCATGCAAAGAAGACAATTTAAAAATAGAGTTCATTAGCAAAATGGATCAGGCTATCCACATGCAGGTTGTGAATAATAAAGGGCAGAAGTGGTTTTTTACGGTGGTATACGCAAGTCCAAATGACTCTCGTCGAATTCAATTATGGGAGAATATGAGAGTGGTAGCAGCAACAATGGCCTTGCCGTGGCTAGTAGCAGGAAATTTTAATGATATAGCCTATGCAAACGAAAAAAAGGGAGGTGGGCAGGTTTCAAGTCGCAAATGCAGCAGTTTTAGGAACAATATGGAGGCGTGTAATTTATCTGATCTTAGAGCCAAAGGACCTACTTACACTTGGAGAGGTCCAATTTACAATAGTGGGAACCGTATCTATGAAAGATTAGATAGGGCTATAAGTAATGAAGATTGGAGATTAATGTTCACTGAGGCTCAAGTAAAAGTGCTAACgagagttgacttttcagaccaTCACCCGATCATGATATCTCTTGATAATGATGTTACTGAGAGAACTCCTAAATCATTTCGGTTTGAAAGTGCTTGGCTtcttgaaaaaaattatatggatAGGTTGAAAGGTTTTTGGAGAAATAGTGTGGATCTTGTGCAAAACCTTCAACGTATTCAATGTGATGCTACTGAATGGAAGGAATGATGTATTCATCATATTCAGAAAAGTAAGAGAAGTTTAATGGCTAGGTTGGAGGGTATCCAACGCAATATTCATAAAAGAACCAACATTATAGGACTGGTCAGACTGGAAAAGAAGTTTCAGGAGGAGTTGAAGTATATATTGAAACAAGAGGAACTCATGTGGTTCCAAAGATCGCGAGTATCTTGGCTAACGGATGGAGATCGAAATACCAAATATTATCATTTAAAGAATGTCAATAGGAGGAGGAAGAACAGAATTATGACTATAAAAGGTGATAATGGAGAATGGATTGATGATAGTGATGAAATTAAAAAGCATGTGAATGAGAAGTTTCAGAAGTTGTTTTCCATTAGTGATAAATGGAACTGTTGGCATCAGACCAAGATCACTTTTAAAGCAATTCCAGAAGAAGATCTTTTGAAGATGGGAGCTAAGATCAGTAAAGACGAGATCAGAAGAGCTATGTTTGATATGAAACCTTGGAAAGCTCCTGGGCCCGATGGTTTCCCGGCGGGGTTTTATCAAAAATCTTGGGAAGTGGTTGGAGATACGGTTTGTGCTTATGTGAGCAAGTTGTGGGACAACCCTAGGGagattgaacatataaacaaaacAGACATTTGTTTAATCCCCAAGGTAGATAATCCAAATATGGTTTCCCAATATACGCCAATATCGTTATGTAATACTATTTATAAGGTGTTGAGCAAAACTATTGTAGGAAGATTCAAGATGCATATGAATAATTTGGTATCTCCTTACCAGACTGGTTTTGTACCAGGTAGGCTAATCCATGAAAATATAATTATTGCCAAAGAAGCCATGCACACGATGGAAAGAATGAAGGGAAGGAAAGGAGCCTTTGCTATAAAGGTGGACTTGTCAAAAGCTTATGACAAACTTGGCTGGGAGTTTATTTGGAGAATCTTGCAAGAAATCCAAATTCCGGAAGAATTGATGAAAGTGATTATGCACTCAGTTACGAGCGTGGAGACCAATGTGAATTGGAACAGAGTAAGAAATGAATACTTTAGACCTCAAAGAGGTATTCGTCAAGGGGATCCTATCTCCCCATATTTGTTTGTGCTATGCATGGACAAGTTGTCACATTTAATTGAAGAAGAAGTTGAAAAGCAAAAATGGAGAGGAGTGAGGGTAGGGAAGCAGGGAATGATGCTCTCTCATCTTATGTTCGCTGATGATCTTCTAATATTTGGTGAGGCGTCTGAGATTCAATTAAACTGTGTGTTAGACACCCTTGACAAGTTTTGTAGCATGTCTGGCCAAGAAATTAGTCAGGAAAAAACGAGTATCTTATTTTCCCCGAATGAGAATAGGAGCATGCAAAACAAGCTACAGAAGATATGCAAGTTTAGGCACACTAAGAAGTTTGGTAGATATTTAGGGGTGCCTTTAAGTGGGAAGCGGTTAAAAAAAGAAGATTTCCAGTACACTGTTGATCAGGTGGCAACAAAGCTAAATTGTTGGAAGAGAAATAGCTTGGCCTTAGCTGGGAGAATTACTCTTGCTAAAAGTGTTATTGAGGCAATACCTCTATATCCCATGATGACTAATAAACTTCCAAAATCTTGCATTGATGCTATCCATGGGCTGCAGAGGAGTTTTGTGTGGGGTGATACGGATGCCAAACGTAAGATGCATGCTATTGCATGGGACACGGTTACGCAGCCAAAGCATATGGGAGGAGTTGGACTTCGTGACCTCAATGTATTAAACCAGGTTTGTCTCATGAAATTTGGCTGGGCTGTATATAATCAGTCGAATGCTCTGTGGTGTCAagttttaaataacaaatataaaatcCAGGAGAGAGATGACTGCATGAAAATTAGGATGTCTGATTCTAGTTTTTGGAGGGACATTGCCAACACTATTCCAACTATGCTGGAGACGGGAAGGTGGATCGTTGGAGATGGTAAAACTATCAAGGCCTAGGATGATATTtggttagaacaagatttttcgTATGTCTGATCTTGATACGAATATTCCagaaaatctcaaagatgctcGTGTGTGTGATTTGACAAATGAGTCTGGGGGCTAGAATTTAAACATGCTGAAACCGTGGCTGCCAACTCAGTGGATAGAGATGATCATGGCATGCGGGCCTCCGAGTGAGGCGAATGGTACTGACgttttctgttttgcaggtacatGCAAGGATGAATTCTCAATAAAGGAGATGTTCAATGAATTGGAAGGTTTCAACAAAAATGCTATGGACTCATATTGGATTAAAATCTGGAAATCATCGGTTCCGGAGAGGTGCAAAACCTTCATGTGGCTCTTAAAACATGATTGTTTACTCACTAACTATAGTAAAAGTCAAAAGGGGCTTGGAAGTGCAGAATGTACGAGATGTGGCAACACTTGTGAAACAAGTCTTCATGCTTTGCGTGATTGCGACTTCAGTAAACAAATCTGGAAAAATCTGATCCCGAGTGAAATTAGTATGGAGTTCTTTGTTGCCAATAGCAAAGACTGGATACATTTGAACCTCAATCATAACAACACTGATTGGAACAGTACTTGGATCACAGCTTGTCATGCCGTATGGACATGGCGTAATGAAGAAGAGCATAATGAAGATTATGTGCAGCCTTATGATCCGACTGCACAGATTTTGAAAAGATGTGTAGATTACAAGCAAGCCATGAGTCTGCATAGAGTAGTTGGTCATGAGAATAGTGAGAAGACTTCTATAGGTTGGATACCACCAGCCAAATCAATGATTAAGCTCAACTCCGATGGAGCTAGCAAAGGTGACAATGTTTCGGGATGTGGAGGAATTCTAAGGGATTATAAAGGAGATTGGAAAGGAGGCTATTCCAAATTTATTGGAAGGAGTAGTGCGCTTCTTGCGGAATTTTGGGGAGTCCTAGAAGGTTTGAAATTAGCTCAAAGATTAAACTACTTCAAAGTAGAGATCAACGTTGATTCGGCTCAAGTAGTAAAGGCCATCGAAGACGGAAAAGTAGGGGATGTGGATTGCGTTGCTATCCTGCGACAGATTTTGGAACATGTTACCCGAATGGAGGCTGTCATCATTACTCGGGTTCCTAGATCGTCTAACTCGTGTGCAGATTGTTTGGCTAATCGAGGCTGCATTGATAAGAACTTAGTTTATTATGAGTACACTCCAAGTTTCTTGGAGCATTTGTTGTATTTTGATAAGATGGGGTTTAGCAACCCTAGTGAATCCTTCTTGTAGTTTTTCTTTGTTTTGGGCCTTTCTTGCCCTCAtcaatagcaaaaaaaaaaactaataaggaATCAATTATCACCATAATTATATTCTTATACTAATTAAGACTAATTAAACTATTTTCCACACTTTGATTGTATTTTTATCTTAACTATTTTCATAATtactttcatttattttatttttatttttattcctatattatattttttttcttcagtttTCATTGTCTTTATATCTTTCAATACATAGAAAATAGGggaataaaattaaacaatatgaataatttttcaaatataaatgcttttgtgaaaataataattttaatcattaaattttctaatctaatataattattattacagttttgaaaatattattaacagatttcatttttttcttattttcataaGTGTTATTATGAAAAAGATTAATCAACATGATACTATGATATTATGTAaagattaataaataaaataaatctattaaatttattaaccattttttaaataaatatatttaatacaatCTACTTTTAATACAACAAAGTAGTATACTATCAATTTTACTTAATTAtcctaattaaaacaatttaataatCTTTTTTAGTACCTAAATGTCATTTTGCGTTAAAgacttattaattaaaaattaattctactataattattattaatgacagactaattaatagtataaataaattcaaataagtgattgagataaataaggaaatgCAAGAATATCTCTTCTTAGGGGGATGTGAAAAAAATTAGCGTTAATAGAGGTGCTAAGTATTgggttttaatattttttttattagaaacTCTCCattcacacaaaattcataaatGAATGGAGAgtttgtaataaaaaaatattaaaaatttaatttttattatttattataaatcaattaaaaataatattttggaaACATGATTGTAGGTTAATCATTTTTGTGATAATGAGAGTTAATTTTAAAGTGGGTTAATTGAAAATGTgaatattagatttttttaatggaaaataaaattaaaaagctaaatacaaaataattatttttttcttttacttttaagaaaatgaaaaataatttacactgacaactaataattaattggattatgccaaattacaaaattatttttaaaagatagattgataattttaaaattgtttaaaactATCTTCCGGtatcaataaatatttattaaaatctttttaattgttatttcatAAAAAGAtacttatatttatatataatttataaattttgctatagttttcattattatttaatcaataatactcatatttaatttaagggatatatttaaaatattaattaattaattcaattatataaaagaGAATGATTATAtcggaataagttacaaatatttttataaacaggaaaaagtttattgttgatacaattattttttaaacGGTAATATGTTATAGATATTTTTATAGACGAGAAAAgtcaattgttgatacaattatttttataaacagaaaTAAGTTACGAATATTTTATAAACCGGGAAAATTTAACTGTTGATacacttatttttataaacgagaataaattacaaatatttttataaacgggaaaaagtctaccttgatacaattatttttaaaaacgagactaagttacaaatatttttataaacaggaaAAAGTCAACGATTGATACAATAATGTTTATAAATAGGagtaagttacaaatatttttataaacggaaaaaagtcaattgttgatacaattttttttatataaatggaaataaatttcaaatatttttataaatggataCATGGGTCATAAAACGTTACCCCGCCCTGCAAAACCATAGATGTGAGACATGGAGGACACGCGGGCATTGCACCTtttatgaatgaaaaaaaaagtcaattgttgatacaattatactCATACATTCTTCAACGTAAATTCTATGTATATCATGACAACTACaacctaaaaaattaaattgatatttatatgacaattatcATTTAAGACATTTTTTTCCTCTTAATTCGTATATATCAGCtttgcgtgacccgtgcgaacgcacaggtCCTTTACTAGTTTTATTCTTAATTTTACTTTCAATTGGTAAcaatgtttaattttattttagtgtCAGTACGAACCATCATCATAGTACCCAAATCCTTCAAATAACCTACAGAAATCTACCCTTTGCATCTCTCCCTATTCCTatagaaaaacatatatatatatatatatatatatatatatatatatatatatatatatatatatatatatatatatatatatatatatatatatatatatatatatatatattgtgaaaaTCACAATTGGAAGTGCTTTCTTTGCTTATATGACTTTTTTAATAGTACAAATATTAGATGACTAGTTAATATATAATGTATATAAGATCTTTTAACCAACTGTACTATTTTACTTTTTACGaaacaaaacttcaaaaataGAAAATGACAATTCACAATTTATAACACAAAGACTATTTTAAGGTATGAATGAAATCTAATTATAGACACAAATCCTTACCGTATCAAATTGGATATATTTTATACATGACAaacaaataaactaaaaatagaaaataaataataaattgtgCCTATAAAAACTTATTGTTTCATGATACACAATAATATTGCTTTTAGAGAACAAAACAATATGTGTAATCCTAGGATTGGGCTCTTTCTTATTGTAAGTTCGGTATTATTGTGTGCTTTCTCTTTTGCAACAACCATAGAATATGATTCAAATGCCATTATCATCAATGGTGAACGGAGAATAATAATATCTGGTGCAATCCACTATCCGCGTAGCACTTCTGAAATGTGGCCAGATCTTATTAAGAAAGCAAAAGATGGTGGTCTTGATGCCATTGAAACATATATATTTTGGGACCTTCACGAACCTGTTCGTCGCCAATATAATTTTTCTAAAAATCTAGATTTCATCAAGTTTCTAAAAAATGTTCACGAAGAAGGTCTTTATGTTGTGCTTCGAATTGGTCCTTATGTTTGTGCTGAATGGAACTATGGAGGTTTCCCAATGTGGTTACACAACTTGCCAGGGATTCAGCTAAGGACTGACAATGCAGTTTTTAAGAAGGAAATGAAAATATTCACAGCAAAGATTGTGACCTTGTGCAAAGAAGCTGGATTGTTTGCACCACAAGGAGGACCGATCATTTTGGCTCAAATTGAGAATGAATATGGGGATGTCATAACTAACTACGGAGAAGATGGGAACACATACATTAAATGGTGTGCCCAGATGGCTTTAGCTCAAAATGTCGGTGTCCCATGGATCATGTGCAAGCAAAACAATGCTCCATCACCTATTATCAATACATGCAATGGCTATTATTGTGATGATTTCAAGCCAAACAATCCTAAAAGCCCTAAAATGTTTACAGAGAATTGGGTTGGTTGGTTCCAAAAATGGGGTGAAAGGAAGCCACACAGAACTGCTGAAGATGTAGCATTTTCAGTTGCACGTTTTTTTCAAAAGGGTGGTGTCCTCCAAAACTATTACATGTACCATGGAGGAACAAATTTTGGAAGAACCGCGGGCGGTCCATATATTATCACAGCATATGACTATGATGCACCACTTGATGAATACGGTAACTTAAACCAACCAAAATGGGGACATCTTAAAAATCTCCATGCCGCCATAAAGTTAGGAGAGAAGGTTCTCACTAATGGCACTGTTATAGAGAAGCAATATGGAGATTCAATATATTTGACTACTTATGCAAATAATGCCACTGgacaaaaaatttgttttttgagTAATTCACATAATTCTAAGGATGTTGAAGTTGATCTACAACAAGATGGAAAGTATTATGTGCCTGCTTGGTCAGTGTCTATTCTCCAAGATTGCAACAAGGAAGTTTTCAACACTGCAAAGGTTGATGCACAAACAAATGTTTATGTGAAGAAACTATCTACAAAATTAGGAAACTCACTCATTTGGACATGGGCATCCGACCCCATAGAAGACACCTTACAAGCAATAGGGACATTTAGTGCTTCTCAACTTTTGGAGCAAAAGAGTGTTACCGTTGATGCTAGTGATTATTTGTGGTACATGACCAAAGTTCTAATCAATgaaacatccatttggaataatgCAACTTTGCAAGTGAACACAGCAGGCCATGTTCTTCACGCCTATGTTAATGGACAATATATTGGCCCACAGTGGGGAACACATGATAACCTTAGTTTTACATATGAAAGATTGGTTTCATTGAAACAAGGTACCAACATTATAAGTTTATTAAGTGGTACAGTTGGTCATGCACATTATGGTGCCTCCTTTGATATGAAACAAACCGGTATTGTTGGGGGTCCTGTGAAACTCATTGCAACCAATTCAGGAAATACTTTGGATATATCAAAATCTAGTTGGTCATACAAGGTTGGATTAAATGGTGAGGCTAAAAGATTTTATGattctaaaattaaaaatggAGTTCAATGGAACATAAATAATGTTGCTGTGGGAAAACCATTAACTTGGTACAAGACTACTTTTAAGACCCCTGAAGGTAAAGACGCTGTAGTCTTAGATTTCACAGGCCTTACAAAAGGACAAGCATGGGTTAATGGTCAAAGTATTGGAAGGTATTGGCCTACAATGGTGGCTGACAAAAATGGATGTGATAATAAATGTGATTATAGAGGAAATTATGGAGCTGATAAATGTTTGAGTGGGTGTGGAGAACCATCTCAAAGGTTTTACCATGTGCCAAGATCATTCTTAAATAATGACACAAACACTAACACATTGATTTTATTTGAGGAAATGGGTGGAAGCCCCTTTAATGTGTCTGTACAAACAGTTACAATTGATTTTATATGTGCAACAACAGATTATGGAAAAACCTTAGAACTAAAATGCCCTGATGGAAAGACTATATCAGAAATCCAATTTGCGAGCTATGGAGAACCACAAGGAAAGTGTGGATCATTCCAAGTAGGTGAATGGGAATCACGTGACAGTGTTGCAGTGGTTGAAAAAGTATGCACTGGTAAACAATTATGTTCAATAAACGTGACAAGTTCCACATTTGGAATAACTAAAGGTGGCACAAATGGTCAACTAGCTGTGCAACTCCTGTGTGATGGCTCTGATCCTGATGATAATCGTGTGCAATTTGTTCACGTGtagttatatattttaatttttggcATAATTATACCAGGGGTCCTTTAAGTAATTTTATTGTAACCAGTCGGTcccttaagttttttttttgtaacaacttgATCCTTTAAGTTAACAAATGTGTGCACAGTTACCCTTTTTCAATCTATCATTTAACtaatcaactaaaacacataaagtTGTAACAAAATGCATATATTAACATCCTAAATACATAAAGTAGCATCCAAAAAAATATAAAGTTAGATCTTAAAGGACCAACCTGTTTTAAGAAAATTACTTAATGTACACTAGGATTCTTAAGTTCCTGAACATAGGGGTGTGTAAAGCAAAATGGGCGTTGGCCTTAGAGCATCTTCAATGGAGGTTACTTAATGTACAATAGGATTCTTAAGTTCCGGAACTTAGCGTTTTTACCATTGGAGTAGATACACGTGGCGTTCTCGTTGCTTAAATATTTGTGTAAGTTACATCATGAAGCAATCCAAAAAGTGGGTTGCTTagcattaaataatattaatcttgATAATTGGTGGGGTCAAACATAAATTGATTGGACCacgtatatattttttattcaaattaccATTGGagtgaaattggtttaaattgttTAAATGTTACTTAAATACAATGTGGCAATTGGCCTCACAAAAAATAGCCCAAGCAACCAAAAATAAGTTATCTCATTAGAGATGCTCTTAGACTATCTACAATGGTTTATGGATTCAACAccattctttttcactttttatactctacatcatcttctctctcttccacctaataattcaacactcattcaactttaactcactacaatgattttaataaaattcaacatcctACCTcaccacttttatttcatatacttattttcttttattttttttgtttttgtgattatatattataataacaattattgattgaaattaaattaaaataattaagagttaattaaatttattttaatttattttaatttaataacttatttgaattttatttttctaattttatatttttaattaatttttttgttgcaAGTAATAAAGACGAGATATAGGGATAgtcattattaaaacaaataaagttACAAAACTTAAAATACAATACAGTAAAATAGAATTTTGGATGTTAAAAGGGTTATTATTGGAATCATTTCACTAAAAAGATGTTTAGAACTAGAAACAAGAATTTATTGGAGGATAAATAGAAAAACTAGAGAGAAAAAAAAGTAGATTTTttgtgtgtccaaatcaaatgaaccaaatctctatttatagacaaaaaaaattactccctccgtctcacaataggtgtcatctttgagattttcacactttttaaaaaaataattaattatgttgatttcaatgataaagtgagtctcatttattaaaataaccttattaataatatgtagtggagtacttaaatgaattaaaatacaataaaattagtgaaaataaataataaatattacattgatattctaaatggacaaataatttgagacaaataaaaattggaaagagaACACTTATTGTGAGACGGAAGGAGTAtgaattttgatgaaaataaaaataaataaaaaattgatttattataaaataattatcctAAATAATTGTGAtgaaataaaaacctaaataatcaaaataaacaataaaatgtTATAAAGTATATGATATGGTCTCTAC
Encoded proteins:
- the LOC131657785 gene encoding beta-galactosidase-like; amino-acid sequence: MCNPRIGLFLIVSSVLLCAFSFATTIEYDSNAIIINGERRIIISGAIHYPRSTSEMWPDLIKKAKDGGLDAIETYIFWDLHEPVRRQYNFSKNLDFIKFLKNVHEEGLYVVLRIGPYVCAEWNYGGFPMWLHNLPGIQLRTDNAVFKKEMKIFTAKIVTLCKEAGLFAPQGGPIILAQIENEYGDVITNYGEDGNTYIKWCAQMALAQNVGVPWIMCKQNNAPSPIINTCNGYYCDDFKPNNPKSPKMFTENWVGWFQKWGERKPHRTAEDVAFSVARFFQKGGVLQNYYMYHGGTNFGRTAGGPYIITAYDYDAPLDEYGNLNQPKWGHLKNLHAAIKLGEKVLTNGTVIEKQYGDSIYLTTYANNATGQKICFLSNSHNSKDVEVDLQQDGKYYVPAWSVSILQDCNKEVFNTAKVDAQTNVYVKKLSTKLGNSLIWTWASDPIEDTLQAIGTFSASQLLEQKSVTVDASDYLWYMTKVLINETSIWNNATLQVNTAGHVLHAYVNGQYIGPQWGTHDNLSFTYERLVSLKQGTNIISLLSGTVGHAHYGASFDMKQTGIVGGPVKLIATNSGNTLDISKSSWSYKVGLNGEAKRFYDSKIKNGVQWNINNVAVGKPLTWYKTTFKTPEGKDAVVLDFTGLTKGQAWVNGQSIGRYWPTMVADKNGCDNKCDYRGNYGADKCLSGCGEPSQRFYHVPRSFLNNDTNTNTLILFEEMGGSPFNVSTISEIQFASYGEPQGKCGSFQVGEWESRDSVAVVEKVCTGKQLCSINVTSSTFGITKGGTNGQLAVQLLCDGSDPDDNRVQFVHV